A portion of the Stigmatella aurantiaca DW4/3-1 genome contains these proteins:
- a CDS encoding ABC transporter ATP-binding protein, whose protein sequence is MLKVEALEKTYGAVKAVQGLNFRVAPGEVLGLVGPNGAGKTSTLRCLAGILPVSSGRVVVAGHDMAQSPVEAKQTLAFLPDEPRLFEYLTVWEHLNFVARLYGVEDWEPPARALLAEMELEGKERALPGELSRGMKQKLSIACGFLHKPRLILLDEPLTGLDPLGIRRMKISLRERAERGAALVLSSHLLPLVEELCHRILVIAGGRAVALGSLAEIRAQLTGMEGGSASLEELFIRITSASKP, encoded by the coding sequence ATGTTGAAGGTGGAGGCCCTGGAGAAGACCTATGGCGCCGTGAAGGCCGTCCAGGGGTTGAATTTCCGGGTGGCGCCGGGGGAGGTGCTGGGGCTGGTGGGGCCCAACGGGGCGGGAAAAACCTCCACGCTGCGCTGCCTGGCGGGCATTCTCCCTGTCTCCTCTGGCCGCGTGGTGGTGGCGGGCCATGACATGGCGCAGTCGCCCGTGGAGGCCAAGCAGACCTTGGCGTTCCTGCCGGACGAGCCGCGGCTCTTCGAGTACCTCACCGTCTGGGAGCATCTGAACTTCGTGGCGCGGCTGTACGGCGTGGAGGACTGGGAGCCTCCGGCGCGGGCGTTGCTGGCGGAGATGGAGCTCGAGGGCAAGGAGCGGGCGCTTCCCGGAGAGCTCTCCCGGGGCATGAAACAGAAGCTGTCCATTGCCTGCGGCTTTCTCCACAAGCCTCGGCTCATTCTCCTGGACGAGCCGCTCACGGGGCTGGATCCGCTCGGCATCCGGCGCATGAAGATCTCCCTGCGCGAGCGGGCGGAGCGGGGGGCGGCGCTGGTGCTCTCCTCGCACCTGCTGCCGCTGGTGGAGGAGCTGTGCCACCGCATCCTCGTCATCGCGGGGGGGCGCGCGGTGGCGCTGGGGAGCTTGGCGGAGATCCGTGCGCAGCTCACGGGGATGGAAGGCGGGAGCGCCTCGTTGGAGGAGCTCTTCATCCGCATCACGAGCGCGTCCAAGCCGTGA
- the leuS gene encoding leucine--tRNA ligase, translated as MAMNERYEPQAIEGKWQTRWEEAGVFRAGMRPGAPKKYILEMLPYPSGKMHMGHVRNYLIGDVYARYFQMKGYDVLHPMGWDAFGLPAENAAIKDGVHPAVRTQENITSFKEEIRSLGYCYDWAREVNTSQPEYYRWNQWFFIQMLERGLVYRRFSKVNWCTGCLTVIANEQVKDGTCERCDSPVLDKEMPEWAFRITKYSQVLLDGLDTLKEWPERITSMQRNWIGRSEGAEADFAVQGSGEKIRVFTTRIDTVFGCTYVVLAPDHKLVAKVTAPERQAEVSAFVAKMAATSKTDRLAEGAVKEGVFTGAYALNPFTGQPVPIWIANFVLSDYGTGAVMSVPAHDERDFDFARKYGLPVKPVVQPASGEKLPAGEALEAAFTEDGVLSDSGEFSGQASAEARRRLSAKLEAEGRGKATVTYRQKDWGFSRQRYWGTPIPIVYCEKCDPDRRGIPVPVEQLPVRLPEIDTQAVLTGKGEPPLAKVASWVNTTCPRCGGPARREAETMDTFVDSCWYFARYLSPRYAEAPFDAAEARRWLPVDVYVGGPEHAVMHLLYFRFWTRVMKELGLSPVDEPVKRLVTQGIVNGSDGRKMSKRWGNVVAPATIVKKYGADTARAYVMFAGPPERDFDWSDAQVEGAFRFLKRVWTLAVSHESVAGTVYTGPFEGKALEIRRAAHKCLKRVGEAIERLSFNTAIAGIMEYLNALQALGTAETPAEKAAMAEAIRVLAVVLTPFTPHIADEVAEAYGAKAFTVQEAWPDFDPALVVDDEIPYAVQVNGKLRAEIKVSAEASEADVRAVAEADERVKAAMAGKALRKFVFVPKRLVNFVVG; from the coding sequence ATGGCGATGAACGAGCGTTACGAGCCGCAGGCGATTGAAGGTAAGTGGCAGACCCGTTGGGAAGAGGCGGGCGTGTTCCGGGCCGGGATGCGGCCGGGGGCTCCCAAGAAGTACATCCTCGAGATGCTTCCGTACCCCAGCGGCAAGATGCACATGGGGCATGTGCGCAACTACCTCATCGGGGACGTGTACGCGCGCTACTTCCAGATGAAGGGCTACGACGTGCTGCACCCCATGGGGTGGGACGCCTTCGGTCTGCCGGCGGAGAACGCGGCCATCAAGGACGGCGTGCATCCGGCGGTCCGCACCCAGGAGAACATCACCTCCTTCAAGGAGGAGATCCGCTCGCTGGGCTATTGCTACGACTGGGCGCGCGAGGTGAACACCAGCCAGCCCGAGTACTACCGCTGGAACCAGTGGTTTTTCATCCAGATGCTGGAGCGGGGGCTGGTCTACCGGCGCTTCAGCAAGGTGAACTGGTGTACGGGCTGTCTCACCGTCATCGCCAACGAGCAGGTGAAGGATGGGACGTGCGAGCGCTGCGACTCGCCGGTGCTGGACAAGGAGATGCCCGAGTGGGCGTTCCGCATCACGAAGTACTCGCAGGTGCTTCTGGACGGTCTGGACACCCTGAAGGAGTGGCCCGAGCGCATCACCAGCATGCAGCGCAACTGGATCGGCCGCTCGGAAGGCGCCGAGGCCGACTTCGCGGTGCAGGGCAGCGGCGAGAAGATCCGGGTCTTCACCACGCGCATCGACACCGTGTTCGGCTGCACCTACGTGGTGCTGGCGCCGGACCACAAGCTGGTGGCGAAGGTGACGGCGCCGGAGCGCCAGGCCGAGGTGAGTGCCTTCGTGGCGAAGATGGCCGCCACCAGCAAGACGGACCGGCTGGCGGAGGGCGCGGTGAAGGAGGGTGTCTTCACCGGGGCGTACGCGCTCAACCCCTTCACGGGCCAGCCCGTGCCCATCTGGATCGCCAACTTCGTGCTGTCGGACTACGGCACCGGGGCGGTGATGAGCGTGCCGGCCCACGATGAGCGCGACTTTGACTTCGCGCGCAAGTACGGCCTGCCCGTGAAGCCGGTGGTGCAGCCAGCGAGCGGGGAGAAGCTGCCCGCGGGGGAGGCGCTGGAGGCCGCCTTCACCGAGGACGGGGTGCTGTCGGATTCCGGGGAGTTCTCCGGCCAGGCCTCGGCGGAGGCCCGGCGCCGGCTGTCCGCGAAGCTGGAGGCCGAGGGCCGGGGCAAGGCCACGGTGACGTACCGCCAGAAGGACTGGGGCTTCAGCCGCCAGCGCTACTGGGGCACGCCCATCCCCATCGTCTACTGCGAGAAGTGTGATCCGGACCGCCGCGGCATTCCCGTGCCGGTGGAGCAGCTGCCGGTGCGCCTGCCAGAGATCGACACCCAGGCGGTGTTGACCGGCAAGGGAGAGCCGCCCCTGGCGAAGGTGGCCTCGTGGGTGAACACCACCTGTCCCCGGTGTGGAGGCCCGGCGCGCCGGGAGGCAGAGACGATGGACACCTTCGTCGACTCCTGCTGGTACTTCGCGCGCTACCTGTCGCCCCGCTATGCGGAGGCGCCGTTCGACGCGGCAGAGGCCCGGCGCTGGCTACCCGTGGACGTGTACGTGGGCGGCCCCGAGCACGCCGTGATGCACCTGCTGTACTTCCGGTTCTGGACGCGGGTGATGAAGGAGCTGGGGCTGTCTCCGGTGGACGAGCCCGTCAAGCGGCTGGTGACGCAGGGCATCGTCAACGGCTCGGACGGACGGAAGATGTCCAAGCGCTGGGGCAACGTGGTGGCCCCGGCCACCATCGTGAAGAAGTACGGTGCGGACACGGCGCGCGCCTACGTGATGTTCGCGGGCCCGCCCGAGCGAGACTTCGACTGGTCCGACGCCCAGGTGGAAGGGGCCTTCCGCTTCCTGAAGCGGGTGTGGACGCTGGCGGTCTCGCACGAGTCCGTGGCGGGCACGGTCTACACGGGCCCCTTCGAGGGCAAGGCACTGGAGATCCGCCGCGCCGCCCACAAGTGCCTGAAGCGGGTGGGGGAGGCCATCGAGCGGCTGTCCTTCAACACCGCCATCGCGGGCATCATGGAGTATCTCAACGCGCTCCAGGCGCTCGGCACGGCCGAGACCCCCGCGGAGAAGGCCGCCATGGCCGAGGCGATTCGGGTGCTGGCCGTGGTGCTGACGCCGTTCACCCCGCACATCGCCGACGAGGTGGCCGAGGCCTACGGTGCCAAGGCGTTCACCGTGCAGGAGGCGTGGCCTGACTTCGATCCGGCGCTGGTGGTGGATGACGAGATCCCCTACGCGGTGCAGGTCAACGGCAAGCTGCGTGCGGAGATCAAGGTGTCGGCGGAGGCGAGCGAGGCGGACGTGAGGGCCGTGGCGGAGGCGGATGAGCGGGTGAAGGCCGCCATGGCGGGCAAGGCGCTTCGCAAGTTCGTCTTCGTCCCGAAGCGGTTGGTGAACTTCGTCGTCGGCTGA
- a CDS encoding glycerol-3-phosphate dehydrogenase/oxidase, translated as MSNMSSSQARAEMWARLSQSWDLIVVGGGITGAGILREATRAGLKALLVEQKDIAWGTSSRSSKLVHGGLRYLAQGHVLLTYHAVRERERLIREGPGLVDRLDFMLASYVGDRPSIWIFGVGLLAYDLLAGCWDHEYHGAKQFGEQVPQLDRYGLAGGFRYHDAQTDDSRLVLRVMREAVEAGGTVLTYAPATEVIQENGQVVGVRVRDAAGSGQVAECRARVVINATGVWADQLRRQVKAPPRMRPLRGSHLIFSAERLPVKEAFTLQHPIDHRVMFVFPWEGMTVVGTTDLDHDLPLDQEPSISAQEVAYLMAAVEARFPTLGITLDDIISSYSGVRPVVNSGKSDPSKETRDHVVWEENGLITVTGGKLTTFRLIARDALKAAGQRLPGFKMPKHNQPLLNRMDISGSVWERVPEEERRRLAGKYGADALALIEAAVPGELERIPGSNVLWAELRWAARSEWVVHLDDLLLRRVRLGLLVPAGAQAFLPRIRSICQAELGWDDARWQREEGDYLERWRKHYSIPEASLIPDWRVMLAQSKATWKPRAPELAAGSAPA; from the coding sequence ATGAGCAATATGTCGAGCAGCCAAGCGCGTGCAGAGATGTGGGCCCGTCTCTCCCAATCCTGGGATCTCATCGTGGTGGGAGGGGGCATCACCGGGGCGGGCATCCTGCGCGAGGCCACCCGGGCGGGGCTCAAGGCGCTGCTGGTCGAACAGAAGGACATCGCCTGGGGAACCTCCAGCCGCTCCTCCAAGCTGGTCCACGGAGGCTTGCGCTACTTGGCCCAAGGGCACGTGCTGCTGACCTACCACGCCGTGCGCGAGCGGGAGCGGCTGATCCGGGAAGGGCCGGGACTCGTCGATCGCCTGGACTTCATGTTGGCCAGCTACGTGGGTGACCGTCCCAGCATCTGGATCTTCGGGGTGGGGCTGCTGGCGTATGACTTGTTGGCGGGCTGCTGGGACCACGAGTACCACGGCGCGAAGCAGTTCGGAGAGCAGGTCCCTCAGCTGGACCGGTATGGGTTGGCGGGGGGATTCCGCTACCACGACGCGCAGACGGATGACTCCCGTCTGGTGCTCCGGGTCATGCGAGAGGCGGTCGAGGCGGGGGGGACGGTGCTCACCTACGCTCCCGCCACGGAGGTGATCCAAGAGAACGGGCAGGTGGTGGGGGTCCGGGTCCGGGACGCGGCCGGAAGCGGTCAGGTGGCCGAGTGCCGCGCGCGCGTGGTCATCAACGCGACCGGTGTCTGGGCGGATCAGCTCCGCCGGCAGGTGAAGGCGCCACCGCGGATGCGCCCCCTGCGGGGCAGCCACCTCATCTTCTCCGCGGAGCGGCTGCCGGTGAAGGAGGCCTTCACCTTGCAGCACCCCATCGACCACCGGGTGATGTTCGTCTTCCCGTGGGAGGGGATGACGGTCGTCGGCACCACGGACCTCGATCACGATCTGCCGCTTGACCAGGAGCCCTCCATCTCCGCGCAGGAGGTGGCCTACCTGATGGCCGCCGTGGAGGCGCGCTTCCCCACGTTGGGGATCACCCTGGACGACATCATCTCCAGCTACAGCGGGGTGCGGCCCGTGGTGAACTCGGGCAAGTCGGATCCCTCCAAGGAGACGCGGGACCACGTCGTCTGGGAGGAGAACGGCCTCATCACGGTGACCGGCGGAAAGCTCACGACGTTCCGGTTGATTGCCCGGGATGCGCTCAAGGCCGCTGGCCAGCGTCTGCCTGGCTTCAAGATGCCCAAGCACAACCAGCCGCTCCTCAACCGGATGGACATCTCGGGCAGCGTGTGGGAGCGCGTTCCGGAGGAGGAGCGCCGCCGGTTGGCGGGCAAGTACGGCGCGGACGCGCTCGCGCTGATCGAGGCCGCCGTCCCGGGTGAGCTGGAGCGCATTCCCGGCAGCAACGTGCTGTGGGCCGAGCTGCGGTGGGCGGCCCGGTCCGAGTGGGTCGTGCACCTGGATGACCTGCTCTTGCGGCGTGTCCGGCTGGGGCTGCTGGTCCCGGCGGGGGCGCAGGCCTTCTTGCCCCGCATCCGCTCCATCTGCCAGGCCGAGCTGGGCTGGGACGATGCGCGGTGGCAGCGGGAGGAGGGGGACTACCTGGAGCGGTGGCGCAAGCACTACAGCATCCCGGAGGCGTCCCTCATTCCGGATTGGCGGGTCATGCTCGCCCAGTCCAAGGCGACCTGGAAACCCCGGGCCCCGGAACTCGCCGCCGGCAGCGCTCCGGCCTGA
- a CDS encoding response regulator, producing the protein MTQIKALVIDDSLAMRRSLMHALQRLGGVVCTEAEDGAEGLKKFTQGEFDLILTDINMPLMDGLKLISHIRQTAENRKVPIVVITTEGAVADRERAMALGASAYLVKPVQSKVVLDTVKELLNLH; encoded by the coding sequence ATGACGCAGATCAAGGCGCTGGTGATCGATGACTCCCTGGCGATGCGGCGCAGCCTGATGCACGCGCTGCAGCGGCTGGGGGGCGTCGTCTGCACCGAGGCCGAGGACGGGGCCGAGGGGCTCAAGAAGTTCACTCAGGGCGAGTTCGACCTGATCCTCACCGACATCAACATGCCGCTGATGGACGGGCTCAAGCTGATCAGCCACATCCGGCAGACGGCGGAGAACCGGAAGGTGCCCATCGTGGTCATCACCACGGAAGGGGCGGTGGCGGACCGTGAGCGCGCCATGGCCCTGGGGGCGAGCGCGTACCTCGTCAAGCCCGTGCAGTCGAAGGTGGTGCTCGACACGGTGAAAGAGCTGCTCAACCTGCACTGA
- a CDS encoding putative ABC exporter domain-containing protein yields the protein MSFPRAVAFLWWASLRNRVRKQVERLRQPKYVLGLVAGGVYLYSFFLRRLNLDSRSEALSPEAHELAEFSLAGMMMVTLVSAWALGQDRPAVTFSEMEIQQLFPAPVSRRALVHYKLARGVFGAVVGAFFSTFFMGRWVSPTPVLFFLGALVTFVTVNLHVVAVSFLRTRLARWGWRGAVLRWTVLAVLLGALGVSVYSAVLAHPFPEEVTSEKQLREWFSALLEGSALQAAFWPGRLLVALPLAAGGRAFLHELPLALGLLGVHYLGILALIVPFEEVVVTRAEELSLQRGKRLARVGHIVLRAPFFRLKPSGRPEVALLWKNLIAARRMGGIDILFTLAVLGLLFPLGVAIFLPEALAGARQTVASVYLGLAVLLTFIGPGSFRSDLRMDLPKLDLLRAMPLTGRQVVVAELLAPGLLLAVMQIGLLGLALVLAGDMPGRWSTELWVAAGLGLMLLLPAVSLGGLFVQNAAVVLFPAWLPADGERARGGIEALGQRLLMLAGTLVVLLGGLLPAAIAAALVGFTLEVWLGVWALPVAGLTAAGGLLLEIWLGVMALGRAFDRMDVSSEGPGAP from the coding sequence GTGAGCTTTCCACGCGCGGTGGCGTTTCTGTGGTGGGCCTCCTTGCGCAACCGGGTGCGCAAGCAGGTGGAGCGTCTGCGCCAGCCCAAATACGTGCTTGGCTTGGTGGCGGGCGGCGTCTACCTCTACTCCTTCTTCCTGCGGCGATTGAACCTGGATTCGCGCTCGGAGGCGCTCTCGCCCGAGGCGCATGAGCTGGCGGAGTTTTCGCTGGCGGGCATGATGATGGTGACGCTGGTGTCCGCGTGGGCCCTGGGGCAGGACCGGCCCGCGGTCACCTTCTCCGAGATGGAGATCCAGCAGCTCTTTCCCGCCCCCGTCAGCCGGCGGGCGCTCGTGCACTACAAGCTGGCGCGAGGGGTGTTCGGGGCGGTGGTCGGGGCCTTCTTCTCCACGTTCTTCATGGGCCGCTGGGTGAGTCCAACCCCCGTGCTGTTCTTTCTCGGGGCGCTGGTGACGTTCGTGACCGTCAACCTTCACGTGGTGGCCGTCTCCTTCTTGAGGACGCGGCTGGCGCGGTGGGGGTGGCGGGGGGCCGTGCTGCGATGGACGGTCCTGGCGGTGCTGCTGGGGGCGTTGGGGGTCTCGGTGTATTCGGCGGTCCTGGCCCACCCGTTCCCAGAGGAAGTCACCAGCGAGAAGCAGCTACGGGAGTGGTTCTCCGCCTTGCTCGAGGGCTCGGCGCTCCAAGCCGCCTTCTGGCCGGGCAGGTTGTTGGTCGCGCTGCCCCTGGCGGCGGGAGGCCGTGCGTTTCTCCACGAGCTGCCCCTGGCGCTGGGGCTGCTCGGGGTGCACTACCTCGGGATCTTGGCGCTCATCGTTCCCTTCGAAGAGGTGGTGGTCACCCGCGCGGAGGAATTGTCGCTCCAGCGGGGCAAGCGGCTGGCCCGGGTGGGTCACATCGTCCTGCGTGCGCCCTTCTTCCGCCTCAAGCCGTCCGGGCGTCCCGAGGTGGCGCTGCTGTGGAAGAACCTCATCGCGGCGCGGCGAATGGGCGGCATCGACATCCTCTTCACCCTGGCCGTGCTCGGCCTGCTGTTTCCCTTGGGGGTGGCGATATTCCTGCCGGAAGCGCTCGCGGGGGCCCGCCAGACGGTGGCGAGCGTCTACCTGGGGCTCGCGGTCTTGCTCACGTTCATCGGGCCGGGCTCCTTCCGCTCGGATCTGCGCATGGACCTGCCGAAGCTCGACTTGCTCCGGGCGATGCCCTTGACCGGGCGTCAAGTGGTGGTGGCGGAGCTGCTCGCGCCCGGCTTGTTGCTGGCGGTCATGCAGATCGGTCTGCTGGGGCTCGCCTTGGTCCTGGCGGGGGACATGCCCGGCCGTTGGAGCACCGAGCTTTGGGTAGCGGCGGGGTTGGGGCTGATGCTGTTGCTGCCAGCGGTGAGCCTGGGCGGGCTGTTCGTTCAGAACGCCGCGGTGGTGCTCTTTCCGGCGTGGCTGCCCGCGGACGGAGAGCGGGCGCGAGGGGGAATCGAGGCCCTGGGCCAGCGGCTGCTGATGCTGGCCGGCACGTTGGTGGTGCTCCTCGGAGGGCTGCTGCCCGCGGCGATCGCGGCGGCCCTGGTGGGCTTCACGCTGGAGGTTTGGCTGGGCGTGTGGGCCTTGCCCGTGGCAGGGCTCACGGCGGCCGGAGGACTGCTCCTGGAGATCTGGCTGGGGGTGATGGCCTTGGGCCGGGCATTCGACCGGATGGACGTGTCCAGTGAAGGACCGGGAGCGCCTTGA
- the lptE gene encoding LPS assembly lipoprotein LptE, translated as MVRVRVVAWGLLAMGLGCGYRFVPRDSTLPQGLRSVCAPMFLNQTPEPGLETLFTESFRQELVRAGTLGARGACEGQVEGTVTNVSSVPTIVTEPTIENGVTRPPQLASYRAYAEARLRLLKDGQVIAETGVAGTEDYLPGSGDVLEAEANRLAALRRLSETLMREGYERLAQNW; from the coding sequence ATGGTCCGGGTCCGAGTGGTGGCGTGGGGTCTGCTGGCGATGGGGCTGGGGTGTGGCTATCGCTTCGTGCCCCGCGACTCGACACTGCCGCAGGGGCTGCGCTCCGTCTGCGCCCCCATGTTCCTGAACCAGACGCCCGAGCCTGGACTGGAGACGTTGTTCACCGAGTCCTTCCGCCAGGAACTGGTGCGCGCGGGAACGCTGGGAGCACGCGGCGCGTGTGAGGGGCAGGTGGAGGGGACCGTGACGAACGTGAGCAGCGTCCCCACCATCGTGACCGAACCCACGATCGAGAACGGGGTGACGCGCCCTCCCCAACTGGCCAGCTACCGTGCCTATGCGGAGGCACGCCTGCGGCTGCTGAAGGACGGGCAGGTGATCGCGGAAACAGGCGTCGCCGGGACAGAGGATTATCTGCCCGGCAGCGGTGATGTGCTGGAAGCGGAAGCCAACCGGCTCGCCGCGCTTCGCCGCCTCTCGGAGACGCTGATGCGCGAGGGCTACGAGCGGCTGGCTCAGAACTGGTAG
- a CDS encoding CheR family methyltransferase: protein MTAEEFRLLRDHVYAHCGILMREDMKFVMERRLWPRLEALGISDFSAYHRYLRYDAQRRAELEAAVEALTTHETYFFREMAQLNAFTEELLPLLQQRNASVRRLRIWSAGCSTGEEAYTIAMLLRDSRRFEGWDVEVYGTDISRRVLTTARRAEYGPSSLRTTPPEMVSRFFVPLAGNKVRVRDEVRAWVSFGHLNLLDEESYQLVPRMDVIFCRNVMIYFDLPARRRLLRIFNERLVPGGYLMLGHSENLLNLGADFELVHLRGDLAYRRPMLPSKVGG, encoded by the coding sequence ATGACCGCGGAGGAATTCCGGCTGCTTCGGGACCACGTGTACGCCCACTGCGGCATCCTCATGCGCGAGGACATGAAGTTCGTGATGGAGCGGCGCTTGTGGCCGAGGCTGGAGGCGCTGGGGATCTCCGACTTCTCCGCCTACCACCGCTACCTGCGCTACGACGCGCAGCGCCGCGCGGAGCTGGAGGCGGCCGTCGAGGCGCTCACCACGCACGAGACCTATTTCTTCCGGGAGATGGCCCAGCTCAATGCCTTCACCGAGGAGCTGCTGCCCCTGCTCCAGCAGCGCAACGCCTCGGTCCGGCGCCTGCGGATCTGGTCGGCGGGGTGCTCCACCGGGGAGGAGGCCTACACCATCGCGATGCTGCTGCGCGACAGCCGCCGCTTCGAGGGCTGGGATGTGGAAGTCTACGGCACGGACATCTCCCGCCGCGTGCTGACCACGGCGCGACGCGCGGAGTACGGCCCCTCCTCTTTGCGGACGACGCCGCCGGAGATGGTGTCGCGCTTCTTCGTGCCGCTGGCGGGCAACAAGGTCCGGGTGCGCGATGAGGTGCGCGCGTGGGTCTCCTTCGGGCACCTGAACCTGCTGGACGAGGAGTCCTACCAGTTGGTGCCGCGCATGGACGTCATCTTCTGCCGCAACGTGATGATCTACTTCGATCTTCCCGCGCGCCGGCGCCTGCTGCGCATCTTCAATGAGCGGCTGGTGCCGGGGGGCTATTTGATGCTGGGGCACTCGGAGAACCTGCTCAACCTGGGCGCGGACTTCGAACTGGTGCACCTGCGGGGAGACCTGGCGTACCGACGGCCCATGCTGCCCTCGAAGGTGGGCGGATGA
- the cheB gene encoding chemotaxis-specific protein-glutamate methyltransferase CheB, which yields MTARAPIRVLVIDDSAQNRRTLTQLLASALDVEVVGEAEHGEEGLRKVLELHPDVVTVDLEMPRLGGYTFLRLLRGTAPTPVIVISSYSHQTDVFKALELGAFDFIAKPQKATAEALESLRVELLEKVRASRFARSRSSQREAVQRALGTTEQPPFVVAVAASTGGPPAVQRLLEALAVEPTPCVLVCQHMPAQFTRAFAERLDRIGPFTVTEAGEGDRLLPGHVYIAPGGRHMVLEERAGRLELSVPPQGPGDRYAPSADRLFASIARFLGDKSLAVVLTGMGSDGSEGARQIHRAGGEVWAEAEETAVVFGMPQEVIATGVVRRVLPLGKIGPALVVRARRRRSAPE from the coding sequence ATGACCGCGCGCGCCCCCATCCGGGTGCTCGTCATCGACGATTCGGCACAGAACCGGCGGACGCTGACCCAGCTGTTGGCCTCCGCGCTGGATGTGGAGGTCGTGGGCGAGGCGGAGCACGGCGAGGAGGGGCTGCGCAAGGTGCTGGAGCTGCACCCGGACGTGGTGACGGTGGATCTGGAGATGCCCCGGCTGGGTGGCTACACCTTCCTGCGGCTGCTGCGCGGCACGGCGCCCACGCCGGTCATCGTCATCTCCAGCTATTCCCACCAGACGGACGTCTTCAAGGCGCTGGAGCTGGGGGCCTTCGACTTCATCGCCAAGCCCCAGAAGGCCACCGCCGAGGCCCTCGAGAGCCTGCGCGTGGAATTGCTGGAGAAGGTCCGGGCCTCGCGGTTCGCCCGCTCGCGAAGCTCCCAGCGCGAGGCGGTGCAGCGGGCCCTGGGCACCACCGAGCAACCCCCCTTCGTCGTGGCGGTGGCCGCCTCCACGGGAGGGCCTCCCGCGGTACAGCGCCTGCTGGAGGCGCTCGCGGTGGAGCCCACGCCGTGTGTGCTCGTCTGTCAGCACATGCCCGCCCAGTTCACCCGGGCTTTCGCGGAGCGGTTGGATCGCATCGGGCCATTCACGGTCACGGAAGCCGGCGAGGGAGACCGCCTCCTGCCCGGCCACGTCTACATCGCCCCGGGAGGCCGGCACATGGTGCTCGAGGAGCGGGCGGGGCGGCTGGAGCTGAGTGTTCCGCCCCAGGGGCCGGGGGACCGGTATGCGCCTTCGGCGGACCGGCTCTTCGCGAGCATCGCGCGGTTCTTGGGGGACAAGTCCCTGGCGGTGGTGCTGACGGGGATGGGTTCGGATGGGAGCGAGGGGGCACGGCAGATCCACCGCGCGGGCGGAGAGGTCTGGGCGGAGGCCGAGGAGACGGCGGTGGTTTTCGGGATGCCTCAGGAAGTCATCGCCACCGGTGTGGTGCGGCGGGTGCTTCCCCTGGGAAAGATCGGCCCGGCGCTGGTGGTGCGCGCCCGGCGCCGCCGCTCGGCGCCCGAGTGA